AGATGGATACGGTAGCGCCCGAATCGCGGGGCCTGATTGCTGGCTGGCGGCAACAACCCGGCATGCTGGGTCTGAGGCTGACTTTCACGCGACCGCACGTTCGCCCCATTATTTCCGAAGGGCTTGCAGATTGGCTATGGAAGGACGCCGAGGAGGCTGGAGTTCCGATTATGATCCTAATCGATTGGGAGCAGATCGATACTTTCGACAAAATCGTCGAGCGTCACCCGGGGCTAAAGTTTGTTCTTGACCATCTGTGCATTCCCGCCCGCCTGAAAGATGAAGCCGCTTTCGAGGGCCTCGATAAAGTTCTTTCAATGGCAAAGCGGCCCAACGTCGCCGTCAAGGCAACCGCTTTCCCAAGATACAGCACAGAGGATTTTCCCTACAGCAATCTTCACCCCTACCTTCGGCGCGTCTATGACGCATTCGGCCCGAAACGGCTTTTCTGGGGAACGGATCTGACCAGCCTGCCGTGTAATTACGCACAAGCTGTTGCGATGTTCATGGAGCATATTCCGTGGCTAACGGAGGAAGATAAATCCTGGATCATGGGTCGCGCAGTATGCGAATGGCTGGAGTGGCCACTCGAATAAACGGACTGACACACAACCTGATACACCTCGCCAAATTCAAAGCGAGCCCACACCCAGGAGATGCCTAGCCCCGGACGACAAAGTTGCCCCGCCAGGATTACGCTGGCAGCGAGCCGAAATTCGGTGGCGAAACGCGGCGCCTCGATGCCGCCTCATACGCCGAGGCAACTTTCAGCTGGATATCTTCCTTACCCGGCTCGGCCCGGAACACGAGCGAAAACGGCAACCCAGGCTCTGGAATCTCGGTGGGCACATCAGACGGCGCAGACTCATAGCGTAAGCCATTCGCGCTGAGCTTAAACACCGGATCGTAGGCCGTCCTGACATAGCCCGCCGGAATCAAAACTTCCGAGAGACCAGCATTGGGCCCGTTGTAGGATTCGAAGCGCAGATTGTTCCTGTTGCCATACTGAGGAGCCCCGCCAATTAGCCCCGGCGGCCACGGCGTGTGCAGACGGACTAACGCGTCAAGATGATTTTCCAAGATCACCATCATATCCACCCGACGCAGCAATTCACGCAGTATGATGCGCTCACTGACGGCCTGACGCTCACCATGCGGACTTCGCGGGTCGGCCACCTCTTCCCAATTCTTGAAGGCAGCGCGCTGATCGTCGCCCCAAAATTTCGAGCGCGCATTGAGCGTGGCAAAATCGGTGAGCTTTTCTGTAAATCCTTTCGCCTCCCAGTCCACAGCGCGTCGCGAGAGATATTGGTGAATATGGTACCGGAACGTCGGCGATACATCCCACTGCTGGACGGTGGCGAGGTCGAGGTTCGAGGGGGGCGTGATCTTTTCGTCCGTCAGCCCGACCAAGTAGTCGATCGGTTTCATTTTTCCCGTTCCGAAAAATTTTCCGGGCATGAATTCGGTCGGCACAATTGCCTCCGCGAATTCCTTGAATACGGGCTCACCATCTACCCCAAGACGGAACAGCAAGTCGGGCATGAATACGGGCACCAGCCTGGCGAGCGCCTGCCTGAAATCGGTTTTCATCGTTTCAATATCGGGGTCAGGTTTCCACAGGGGATCGGTCGATTCGACAAGCGTCACGCCCAACTTTTCACCGAGGATTTCCTTAATCTCTTTTGTGGCTGCGGTGACGATGGGCTCTTCGGTCTTTGAGCCCGGCGGATAGACCATCGACTCGCGGATGATCCCAAGACGCATGCCTTTAAGCGCACCCGGCGCGCCCGACATTCCCGTGTGGCTCGCGTAGGGCGTGTCCAACACTGATGAGCGCGGCACGGTCGTGAACGGGTCTCGTGGATCGTAATATCCCTCAACGGGATCTTTCAGGGCATCGAGCACCTTGGCGCAATCGGCGATTGCGCGGCAATGGATGCCG
The Nitrospinaceae bacterium genome window above contains:
- a CDS encoding amidohydrolase family protein; amino-acid sequence: MQIVDSQIHIWGANTPERPWPANHHDPHRPIPYSLADLIPEMNDAGVHRTVLVPPSWEGFRNDLALEAARLHPDRFGVMGQMDTVAPESRGLIAGWRQQPGMLGLRLTFTRPHVRPIISEGLADWLWKDAEEAGVPIMILIDWEQIDTFDKIVERHPGLKFVLDHLCIPARLKDEAAFEGLDKVLSMAKRPNVAVKATAFPRYSTEDFPYSNLHPYLRRVYDAFGPKRLFWGTDLTSLPCNYAQAVAMFMEHIPWLTEEDKSWIMGRAVCEWLEWPLE
- a CDS encoding amidase yields the protein MPDKDSTKNEPFRLEEATIDEMHAAIKAGQITCVGIVQHYIDRARAYNGVASALVTEDGAPVPEATGAVRAQEALRFPTETVKASAILPDLDKYKGTPLEFGRMEATASDPDVQQQFGMIAGIPNAGHVNALGTLNIRGERSVTCRGDFDRHPSEGPLPPGAPPVCDMFREMPDALERAAELDAEYGSNPDLEKMPMYGVVFSFKDPFDTKDMRSTGGGDASYDIDFPARDHVLVEQLRNKGAIIYAKAVNTEYNGRAGDPGGRHVPDKVLPSTLGYQRSTWAGNPSNPYDTTRAASLGSSSGSALSVSTNLVMASLGEETRASTRGPSNHNAVALILPHKAMLGFDGGAIGADIYCDRSGIHCRAIADCAKVLDALKDPVEGYYDPRDPFTTVPRSSVLDTPYASHTGMSGAPGALKGMRLGIIRESMVYPPGSKTEEPIVTAATKEIKEILGEKLGVTLVESTDPLWKPDPDIETMKTDFRQALARLVPVFMPDLLFRLGVDGEPVFKEFAEAIVPTEFMPGKFFGTGKMKPIDYLVGLTDEKITPPSNLDLATVQQWDVSPTFRYHIHQYLSRRAVDWEAKGFTEKLTDFATLNARSKFWGDDQRAAFKNWEEVADPRSPHGERQAVSERIILRELLRRVDMMVILENHLDALVRLHTPWPPGLIGGAPQYGNRNNLRFESYNGPNAGLSEVLIPAGYVRTAYDPVFKLSANGLRYESAPSDVPTEIPEPGLPFSLVFRAEPGKEDIQLKVASAYEAASRRRVSPPNFGSLPA